GCATGGTTCGGACTTTTAGTGGTTCTGGAATTGATCGTTCCTGGAGAAGTAGCTCAGGGCACATTGTTACGAGATGGAAAGACTCGTTTGAAATACAAGTTCAATGGCACTTATGTGCACCTGATTCTTACTAGTATCATTGTTGGGAGATTCTTTTATACTAATGGTGCAATTCCCGAATTTGTGTTTATCTATGACCACTTGCTTGAGCTAATTAATGTTTCGATCCTAGTCTCTGTGGTAATATCTCTCTATGTTTACCTGGCCTCGTACCTACATAAAGAAGAGCCGATTCTTGCTGAAGGCGGAAACACTGGGAATCCCATTTTTGACTGGTTTATCGGCAGAGAATTGAATCCTCGGATTGGagattttgatatcaaaatattccTTGAGATGCGTCCAGGTCTCCCGCTGTGGGCAATTCTCAACCTAGTCATGGCccatcatcaatatcagaagTTTGGCTATGTAACTGATTCAATGATCCTTGTATGCCTATTTCAAGGTTACTATGTCGTTGAAGGTACTTTTTATGAGAAGGGGCTCATTACTATGATGGATATCACTACCGATGGACTTGGATTTATGCTGACTTTCGGTGATTTGGCTCTTGTTCCATTTTCGTATACCATGCCTTCACGATTCCTTGCTGATCACCCTGTGGAACTCGGTGTCGTGGGCGTGGTGGCATGTTCCGTTGTTTTCCTAACAGGCCAGTTAGTGTTCCGTCTTgccaacaatcaaaaaaattcctTCCGAAGGGGTGATCCTTCAACTAAGCATCTTAAATACATCGTTAGCCCTACTGGAAGCAAGCTCATTACCTCTGGTTGGTGGGGCACTGCGCGACACATCAACTACTTTGGCGACTGGATCATAGGTTGGTCTTTCTCATTGCCCACAGGCTTCTCTAGTCCGGTCCCATATTATTTTGTGCTCTTCTTTGCCACTCTCCTAATCCATCGTGAGAGGCGCGATGAAGCCAAGTGcgctgaaaaatataaacagaCATGGGTGGAGTACAAACGACTGGTGCCATCTAGGATCATACCCggtatttattaatatagATAACATGTACTTTTGCATCCTTCATTGGTATGGCAAAATCAGAGTAAAACATAGCTTCCAGCctctggggctccgccccatGCCCCGATGTGCTACTTCGCGGATGAGACTGGGACTCTAGCCGGTTGTTCTATCAGGATGCTCAAAAATGGTTTCTCGATGCTACTGGTGTTATAAAGTTCCTTAGTCTTCCACCAAGCAGGAACAAAACTACCAGAGCTCGGCTCCGGGTGCTGAAAAGATTTCATTCTATAGGAAATAAATCAATTAGATTACTGGGTCTTCTTACTGTCAGTCGAAGGAGGAGCCGGTCCCAGATCCTCTGTAAACGCGACAACCACGTAACCTATTAGGACAATGTTGGCTACAAGAGCTGCAGCGCCACCTGAGTAGATGGAGTTGCTGAAGATCGATTGGCAAACAAAGAATGTCGCCACTGGTGCTATAATCATAGCAGCTGTGAAGAAGATCAGCTTTCTGATAACAGTGCTATAATATGTTAGGACTTTAGCTCATAGGGCAAACCTCCCACTGTTCGATATTGACTTCTTCACTGTAGATTCAAACTTACGCAGGTACCTCCACCTTTGCAATGGGAGAtgacatttttttgttaatgACCTTTGGATTGTATTAATTTGTAGTTAGATATGTCAATGGTTTGGCCAGGGGGAACTGCATATGTCGACAGTTTGCGGCGTATGCGGCTTTGATAGACAACATCCGACCGCGTATCCAAGCTCTTGTTTTGTATCCATATCTCGGCCATTTAATTATATTCGAATGGTAAGTGCCGATGCGATATATGCGACGGAATGTATTACTAACTAGATTTCTAGAGTCGCGTACAGAAAAAAGCACCTGGAAATTCAGGCAATGTACGGGCCAATCGAGAAAAACGTTCGCATGTCAGCGATGGGATTCAGACTCAAAATGCCCTTAATGGTTCAGACCGACCCTCGGCAATGCGGGTAATTTCTCGCTCTGTGTCATCACGGAAATTGAACTCTAATTGGCCCAAAATTTCCGAGCCTGGACAAGTTGAGGTAATCAAATTGCTCCAGAGCTGTGTACCTCTTGTCACGCAATCAGTACATGGAGAACAAAAGAGAGCTGAACTTCAACAGACATTAATGCGTATTAGCTCAAAGATTGCTAGAAAACTCCCTAAAATTCCTGTACCGTCATCGACAAATGACTCTCATTATAATTACGAAAAAATCCTGGACCACAACAGTCGTTTAGAAACAGGGATGATACCGCTCTTAGAGCAGATTACTTTCCTTGAAGAGGAGATTCTTATTGAAGAGAAGTGAGTCAGGTGGCAGTTAACAGCGTTTGTGGATTCAACTAACCTTGTCTAGAAAGCTAGAAGCTGACAAAAGCTATCTAAAGAACATGAAAAAGAACGCCAGGGAGCAACAGGCAAGAACTAAGCCTACAAAATCTGTACGTACGAGGTTCCAGAGCAGTCATGTTTTACTTCCGATAGTTAGGGCAGTCGGCGTCCCATTTGTTATCACTTTTCGTGGATGCTGGTGGGATGACCTCGAGCTGCCAGAGTATGGCAACACGGAGGTTGTATAAATACTAACCAATGATAAAACAGGCAGTCGAACTACTAGCAAAATATGACTATAAACCCGATACAGCGGACACTGTGGAAGACATAAATTTTGACCAGACAGCCAACAAAGATGAGATCAGACCACAATCAGATTCCCGTTTGGACCGGATTATGAATGATATGTCAGTGCAAATTAAAGCTCTGAGACAGAAAACTGCCAATCTACGACAGTTATTAATTATCTCAGAGGAGATCTCGGATAAAATTGGACCTTCGAATGAAGTCATCTAGTCTGTCCACTGGatcatttctttttatttattaacacGCCATTATATAGTgtgttgtttatttattattttatatattatttacatTCTTTATTAAATGTGTATTGGTTTGGCTAATAACAACATGGTTGGATCTAGGTCAACTTCTCCAGGTTCTATATGTTACTCAAGCATACTGCATACGTACTGATACGTACTGTATTAGCTGTTCGTACAACGACCTTAAGGGCAAACTGGTAAATACTATCGATTTTGTTGCAAatcaaacacaaaactTTCTACAGAATTAGAAAAATTACTTTACTAGACTTCATTATACCGTTAAAAATGAGTACTAGCAACTGACACGGGTTCCATCTCGATGGACGCTCACATAGTGTTCTTGATGTGGCTTGCCAGCCGCATCTAACCACACAcgtagcagcagcgatgCAcgtatatatttatatctttAGGATCTATGGGACAGTGGCTCAATTCTATTCACCACACAGTTTTTaaacatatatatatagaagAGGCGACTGAATCGCATTGGaccaaatattttgaaaacttAAAATGGTGGTACTAACTTTATTGTCATACTTAGGAACCTTGTCAgcatttgtatttttgacAATGGCAGTTGCTTCCGGgctttattatttgtcgGAACAGGTTGAAGAGCATACAGTCTGGACTAAAACTGTTTTAACGAGGGCCATATATGGAATTATAGGTATACATGTGCTcctgttgatatttgacGGATTCCCTTGGTTGTTGACAGTCGGATCAATTGCTACCCATATTTTGTATCTACAAAATCTTAAGCGATTCCCCTTCATTCAATTATATAGCggcatatttatttcaagtTGTATTGCTGTAGTCGCCAACCACTGGTTGTGGTTCAGATACTTTTCGGACCCTTCTATTCCACCAGCTATCATTTTGATTGAACGCCCCGATTATGCTGGACCCACACATCCTCCCTTCTCTCAAGTGGCATCATTTTTCGGTATTTGTGTATGGCTCATTCCTTtctcattatttattagtcTTAGTGTGGGTGACAATGTCCTGCCTACCAGCTACAGCACCAACTTTGATAATGATCAAGATGagtctggtgctgccaaggcCAAACGAAGAAGTGCTGGCCTTGCCAAAGTCGCGGTGGAATGGTTCTACAAGGTTATTGCCGATATTGGCCGTAAGTTTGGATACGAAATTGAGACTGGGAAGGGTCCCTTAATTTaaaactatttatttttatgcTCTACTGCTTTTGATAGCTAAATGGCTTTGTGGCTTAATCTCCCATAGTTGTTCGTTGACAGGATCAATTGGGTAGTTCCAAATGGATGGGAAATAGAGAATATCAAGTTTAAGACCACGTTGATACTACCTATTACTTACGGATCGCACAGAATGGTCTGAATGTACAGGAATCAACGTCACTTGTTCTTGTCTCCTACTTTCAATCCGTGATAAAACTTCAAAACACATACGTCCTCATAGATGGCTCAAAATAAAGTTGGCGGTCCATATTTCTCCTTCGATTAGCTAATTCAACTTTTTGTAACCGCTGCAGGTATATTTCAACTGTGCCTTAGGCACCGGCCATGTTCCCTAATCTTATCTATACTTAATATATCAATAGTGCTTGCTGATTCCATAGTTGGCACTCACTTGTGAATTGGCCTCTTTCTCATATCATCTTTCCGTTATATGGCTACAAGGTTAGGGTAGAATGTGCATTCATCGCTTCTCCACAATCTTGATAAGACTCGTCAAACTGGGTGTTCAAGTGAAATGAAATATGACGCGATAACCTTGTTTATTTAAGCTAAGATTGAGTGCGAATAATTGGATCTATTCCGTATAGATGTGTCATCAATATCACCGGGTAGATCATAGTCGCATCAATATAAATTAACTTGCTTGACAACATATTTGCCTCGATTGCAAACTGCTACATGTGTTCGTCGCCTAGCTTGCCTGTTGCATTGGAAGACCCAAATTTTTGATCGCACCATTACTATCCCCGTTACTGATCAGGGTCTTCAACGAGAATATTAGCACGTGGTTTCTGCGATAAGACTTTATTTCAGTATAACCCTAAACCAAAATATTGCTTGATTGGGAAAGGGtccagattttttttccaatGTCAATCCTGTCCATCCAGTGCCGAGAAATTTCGCTGATATTGTTAGAAGTTGTGATTCGCTTGGACTGACCGAATAGAAGTTGAAAGTTCTTTTCGCCTCTAGATCATTGTCtatattattatctttGCTTCCAAAACTGGCTCCAGGGAACAAGTACTAATGGCGTATAATTAGGCCCAGCTACACACTCAAAAGTTTTTCATATAGCTCCTCCACAGTATCAACGATTAGAATGTCAGtttcaacaaactcaattaAGCTCCTAGCGGGTAACTCGCACCCAGAATTGGCTAAACTGGTAAGCCAGAAGCTCGGTGTTGAGCTTAGCAAGATCCAGGTTTCGCAATATTCGAATCAAGAGACCTCTGTGACAATCGGCGAATCAGTCCGTGACGAAGATGTCTTCATTCTTCAAACTGGATGTGGAGAGGTTAACGACTATCTCATGGAGCTGCTTATTATAATTCACGCCTGTAAAACAGCATCTGCTCGAAGAATCACTGCTGTTATCCCCAACTTCCCATATGCTCGTCAGGATAAAAAGGACAAGGGAAGAGCTCCTATTACTGCGAAGCTCATGGCTAACATGCTCCAAACTGCTGGATGTAACCATGTCATCACTATGGACCTGCACGCCAGTCAGATTCAAGGCTTTTTCGAGGTTCCTGTAGATAATTTATATGCGGAACCCACTGTGCTGCGATATATTAGGGATCAAGTCGACTATTCCAATTCAGTTATCGTTTCTCCcgatgctggtggtgctaaGAGAGCCGCTGCTTTAGCCGACAGACTGGATCTTAACTTTGCACTTATTCATAAAGAAAGACAAAAGGCAAATGAAGTCTCCCGCATGGTCCTCGTGGGTTATGTACAAGACAAAGTTTGTATCCTTGTTGACGACATGGCCGATACCTGTGGTACTCTGGTCAAAGCTGCTGAGACATTAATATCCCATGGTGCTAAAAAGGTCATAGCCATTGTTACTCACGGTATTTTCTCTGGAGATGCTGTCAACCGTATCAACAATAGCCCCTTAGACAAAGTCGTGAGTACGAATACTGTTCCCCATGATAATATCCAAGCCCAATGCCCAAAACTCGACCATATCGACATCAGTCCCACTCTTGCCGAAGCCATCCGTCGTCTCCACAACGGAGAGAGTGTATCCTATTTATTCACCCATGCCCCTCTAGGCTAGTATCTATCTGTTATATATCGTAATCCACACATTGCATCTATCTAAACTCTGCTTCCAAGGGCATAGACCAGGGATCCTAAGCCTCCACGTTCTTATACTTTCTCGATTGAAAATCTGGTTGGGCGTGGTTGCAAAGGACATCACCAGACACCTGTATTTTAGGCGATCTCTCAGATGTTTGTTACTAATGGCAAGGCATGCTTTATATCTCAAATGCCCAGCAGTCCCAGGAATAGCCAAAGCACTCAATagtctggggcaaagccccgGCTACTGACGCCTTGTACATCCATAAACGTACgatgaataaataatgtatAATACTATTTAGGCAGAACCGATGATTTTGGCTCATAGTTTTTGGTCTTATCGCCACCGCAACGGTCATAGAGGTACAGCCCCAGGAAAGTCAAAAGTATTCCCCAGCCCTGTGTACCAGTGACCCTTTGGCCGAACCAGATTATGGCAACGGTGATTACGACAATGCGCTTTATCAAACTAGCCACCGAATATGTCACCGGGCTAACCATACCCAGAACCTGGAATGCTAACAAGTTCTGAGCGAAGTGTACAAATCCATTTATGAGGAACGCAAGCATCAGGCCCGAGGTGGACATGATACTACCTGCATCTACACCATTAGAGGAAGCGCCAAAAAAGTTACCACTCGATCGCGAGTAGTCACCTAACAGGCCAATTCCCTCAGTAAAAAACCACAATGGAAACGTAAATATAAATGCTAGAGAAGAACAATAGCAAAGAACATTGAGTTTGTCAAGCTTAGTTGACTCGTCCCCTCCAGTGTTGCCAGATGTTAGTAGCTTTTTGGAAAACATATTTTGGGAGACAAAAATCAAGGCTGCTATTAATGCATATACCAGTCCCATGAAATGCGAACTGAATTCGACTGAACAGGTCATAATGACACCCAGTGTCAAGGGGATAAGTGAAAGGTAGGTGGATCGTTTATACGAAACGCCAAATAACAATCGGTATGCAGCTACCGTGAACAGAGGAGATAATGCTTTGATTGTATGCACTAGTGACACAGGGATTAATGAGGTGGACATATGAGATAATATATGGCCTGAAAGCTGGAACATTCCCATTGGTGCTGTAGCCATAAGAATCGCCTTAGTAGGTGGTCGGAATCCCACTCTTCCTGGAGAGATGATTCCCTTAGGTAGAGCTAGAGCAATATCTGGAGATATTTGAGCAAGCTTCATAGTAGATATTCCAAAGGATGCAGCCAGGGTGAACTGAACCATTGACAAACTTACTGGGTATGGAAACGCAGTGAGAATCGACTTGTTCAATGTGTTAGACATGGCCGATGTGCTATACCATGCAATACAGGTTAAAACAAGTGGTAAACTAATGGGAGGAGCCAGTTGCCTTATCGCTTCTTGGCTAGTCTCACTAACTGTTTCTGAGAAAGATTTAGATCTATGACGTCGCGCGGCATTCCCGCCAGCTAATGGTAGTAAACCAGAAGTTGCTCTCTGATTGTgaatatgatgaagatgctgattaTTGTGATTTGGGATAAATGATGAAGATAGACCGCCAGGGGGTGCACCCACTGGACTTAGAGCTGCCACTAGTGTCTCTTCAGACGAATCGCTGGAGAAGACGGATCCGTTAACAGGACCGGTCAAAGAGCCCGGCTCATATGCTCCACCTgcactagcagcagagcCCGTGGCAGTTTTAGTTCCAGAAGTTACGGGCATGACACCAAAATTTTGCGCCGAGGATCCATTAAGGCTTAGGCTGTCTCTATGTCTAACATGGGGATTCTTTCCACTGACTCCATGAACAGACCCCGTCACAGCCTCAACATTATGAAAGCCAGTACCTATACTTGTGCCACTACTAGCACTATTTAAAGTTAAAGGTGAACTGGAAGTGTCGTCAGATCCATTAGAACTATTGTTCTGATCAACAAAGGTTGTTTTGATAATAGCAGGACGAGGCGGACCACTATTGGTTCGAGCACGAGTACCACTTGATCCTGGATCCATTCCACCTCCTCGAAGAGAAAATGTAGCAGATGAGGATAATTGTGAAGCAGTGCCGGAAATAGGTCCAGTACCACTGGTAGTGGCTGTTGCTGACCgtgcaccaccaccagccattACAGTCAATGACGGATCAGGTAGGTTAAAAATAGCAACGTATCCAGCTTGGGGTATACCTATATTAGCTGGAGTAGAAGGAGACGAAATCGAAGTTCcaggagaagaaacagacttGGCTAAACCGGATGAAGCTGGTACAAGCTCAGTTTGAGATCTGGTTCTCCGAGGGGGGTAATTATGACGCGAAGGAGAAGGGAGATTTTCCGCTCTAGGCGATAATAACACCGAAGAATTACAATCTCGGATTGGTACAATATCCCATTTTGCCTGTAACGGGGTTTGAGTTCTTGATACTGTCTCTCCATATTGGGATGAATCGACGGAAATTGTCTTATTGAAGTCCTGCACGTGCAGTATTGAGAGAGTCGACATTGGCGCGGTGGGTCGTTATGAAGAGATGCGGGTATGAACGGGAGCGCAGCCGAAGCTGATAAGCATAT
This is a stretch of genomic DNA from Sugiyamaella lignohabitans strain CBS 10342 chromosome C, complete sequence. It encodes these proteins:
- the SVP26 gene encoding Svp26p (Integral membrane protein of the early Golgi apparatus and ER; involved in COP II vesicle transport; may also function to promote retention of proteins in the early Golgi compartment; GO_component: GO:0030134 - ER to Golgi transport vesicle [Evidence IDA] [PMID 16957051]; GO_component: GO:0005794 - Golgi apparatus [Evidence IEA,IEA]; GO_component: GO:0005783 - endoplasmic reticulum [Evidence IDA] [PMID 14562095]; GO_component: GO:0030173 - integral component of Golgi membrane [Evidence IDA] [PMID 16107716]; GO_component: GO:0030176 - integral component of endoplasmic reticulum membrane [Evidence IDA] [PMID 16957051]; GO_component: GO:0016021 - integral component of membrane [Evidence IEA]; GO_component: GO:0016021 - integral component of membrane [Evidence ISM] [PMID 12192589]; GO_component: GO:0016020 - membrane [Evidence IEA]; GO_function: GO:0097020 - COPII adaptor activity [Evidence IMP,IPI] [PMID 20236934]; GO_process: GO:0006888 - ER to Golgi vesicle-mediated transport [Evidence IDA,IMP] [PMID 16957051]; GO_process: GO:0031505 - fungal-type cell wall organization [Evidence IGI,IMP] [PMID 16107716]; GO_process: GO:0006486 - protein glycosylation [Evidence IMP] [PMID 16107716]; GO_process: GO:0045053 - protein retention in Golgi apparatus [Evidence IMP] [PMID 16107716]; GO_process: GO:0015031 - protein transport [Evidence IEA]; GO_process: GO:0006810 - transport [Evidence IEA]), with amino-acid sequence MVVLTLLSYLGTLSAFVFLTMAVASGLYYLSEQVEEHTVWTKTVLTRAIYGIIGIHVLLLIFDGFPWLLTVGSIATHILYLQNLKRFPFIQLYSGIFISSCIAVVANHWLWFRYFSDPSIPPAIILIERPDYAGPTHPPFSQVASFFGICVWLIPFSLFISLSVGDNVLPTSYSTNFDNDQDESGAAKAKRRSAGLAKVAVEWFYKVIADIGRKFGYEIETGKGPLI
- the SLY41 gene encoding Sly41p (Protein involved in ER-to-Golgi transport; GO_component: GO:0005783 - endoplasmic reticulum [Evidence IDA] [PMID 14562095]; GO_component: GO:0005783 - endoplasmic reticulum [Evidence IDA] [PMID 23613772]; GO_component: GO:0016021 - integral component of membrane [Evidence IEA,IEA]; GO_component: GO:0016021 - integral component of membrane [Evidence ISM] [PMID 12192589]; GO_component: GO:0016020 - membrane [Evidence IEA,IEA]; GO_function: GO:0003674 - molecular_function [Evidence ND]; GO_function: GO:0005215 - transporter activity [Evidence IEA]; GO_process: GO:0006888 - ER to Golgi vesicle-mediated transport [Evidence IGI] [PMID 1903839]; GO_process: GO:0006810 - transport [Evidence IEA,IEA]) — its product is MSTLSILHVQDFNKTISVDSSQYGETVSRTQTPLQAKWDIVPIRDCNSSVLLSPRAENLPSPSRHNYPPRRTRSQTELVPASSGLAKSVSSPGTSISSPSTPANIGIPQAGYVAIFNLPDPSLTVMAGGGARSATATTSGTGPISGTASQLSSSATFSLRGGGMDPGSSGTRARTNSGPPRPAIIKTTFVDQNNSSNGSDDTSSSPLTLNSASSGTSIGTGFHNVEAVTGSVHGVSGKNPHVRHRDSLSLNGSSAQNFGVMPVTSGTKTATGSAASAGGAYEPGSLTGPVNGSVFSSDSSEETLVAALSPVGAPPGGLSSSFIPNHNNQHLHHIHNQRATSGLLPLAGGNAARRHRSKSFSETVSETSQEAIRQLAPPISLPLVLTCIAWYSTSAMSNTLNKSILTAFPYPVSLSMVQFTLAASFGISTMKLAQISPDIALALPKGIISPGRVGFRPPTKAILMATAPMGMFQLSGHILSHMSTSLIPVSLVHTIKALSPLFTVAAYRLLFGVSYKRSTYLSLIPLTLGVIMTCSVEFSSHFMGLVYALIAALIFVSQNMFSKKLLTSGNTGGDESTKLDKLNVLCYCSSLAFIFTFPLWFFTEGIGLLGDYSRSSGNFFGASSNGVDAGSIMSTSGLMLAFLINGFVHFAQNLLAFQVLGMVSPVTYSVASLIKRIVVITVAIIWFGQRVTGTQGWGILLTFLGLYLYDRCGGDKTKNYEPKSSVLPK
- the PRS2 gene encoding ribose phosphate diphosphokinase subunit PRS2 (5-phospho-ribosyl-1(alpha)-pyrophosphate synthetase, synthesizes PRPP; which is required for nucleotide, histidine, and tryptophan biosynthesis; one of five related enzymes, which are active as heteromultimeric complexes; PRS2 has a paralog, PRS4, that arose from the whole genome duplication; GO_component: GO:0005737 - cytoplasm [Evidence IEA,IEA]; GO_component: GO:0005737 - cytoplasm [Evidence IDA] [PMID 14562095]; GO_function: GO:0005524 - ATP binding [Evidence IEA]; GO_function: GO:0016301 - kinase activity [Evidence IEA]; GO_function: GO:0000287 - magnesium ion binding [Evidence IEA]; GO_function: GO:0046872 - metal ion binding [Evidence IEA]; GO_function: GO:0000166 - nucleotide binding [Evidence IEA]; GO_function: GO:0004749 - ribose phosphate diphosphokinase activity [Evidence IEA,IEA]; GO_function: GO:0004749 - ribose phosphate diphosphokinase activity [Evidence IGI] [PMID 15280369]; GO_function: GO:0016740 - transferase activity [Evidence IEA]; GO_process: GO:0006015 - 5-phosphoribose 1-diphosphate biosynthetic process [Evidence IEA]; GO_process: GO:0006015 - 5-phosphoribose 1-diphosphate biosynthetic process [Evidence IMP] [PMID 10212224]; GO_process: GO:0006015 - 5-phosphoribose 1-diphosphate biosynthetic process [Evidence IGI] [PMID 15280369]; GO_process: GO:0044249 - cellular biosynthetic process [Evidence IEA]; GO_process: GO:0031505 - fungal-type cell wall organization [Evidence IPI] [PMID 15470112]; GO_process: GO:0009165 - nucleotide biosynthetic process [Evidence IEA,IEA]; GO_process: GO:0016310 - phosphorylation [Evidence IEA]; GO_process: GO:0009156 - ribonucleoside monophosphate biosynthetic process [Evidence IEA]), with the protein product MSVSTNSIKLLAGNSHPELAKLVSQKLGVELSKIQVSQYSNQETSVTIGESVRDEDVFILQTGCGEVNDYLMELLIIIHACKTASARRITAVIPNFPYARQDKKDKGRAPITAKLMANMLQTAGCNHVITMDLHASQIQGFFEVPVDNLYAEPTVLRYIRDQVDYSNSVIVSPDAGGAKRAAALADRLDLNFALIHKERQKANEVSRMVLVGYVQDKVCILVDDMADTCGTLVKAAETLISHGAKKVIAIVTHGIFSGDAVNRINNSPLDKVVSTNTVPHDNIQAQCPKLDHIDISPTLAEAIRRLHNGESVSYLFTHAPLG